Proteins encoded together in one Urocitellus parryii isolate mUroPar1 chromosome 3, mUroPar1.hap1, whole genome shotgun sequence window:
- the Elavl3 gene encoding ELAV-like protein 3 — MASTVDVGMFSIPSLPGPLRSWTLILGAMESQVGGGPAGPALPNGPLLGTNGATDDSKTNLIVNYLPQNMTQDEFKSLFGSIGDIESCKLVRDKITGQSLGYGFVNYSDPNDADKAINTLNGLKLQTKTIKVSYARPSSASIRDANLYVSGLPKTMSQKEMEQLFSQYGRIITSRILVDQVTGVSRGVGFIRFDKRIEAEEAIKGLNGQKPLGAAEPITVKFANNPSQKTGQALLTHLYQSSARRYAGPLHHQTQRFRLDNLLNMAYGVKRFSPIAIDGMSGLAGVGLSGGAAGAGWCIFVYNLSPEADESVLWQLFGPFGAVTNVKVIRDFTTNKCKGFGFVTMTNYDEAAMAIASLNGYRLGERVLQVSFKTSKQHKA; from the exons ATACTGGGGGCCATGGAGTCTCAGGTGGGGGGGGGCCCGGCCGGCCCGGCCCTGCCCAACGGGCCACTCCTTGGTACAAACGGAGCCACTGATGACAGCAAGACCAACCTCATCGTCAACTACTTGCCCCAGAACATGACCCAGGATGAGTTCAAGAGTCTCTTCGGCAGCATTGGTGACATCGAGTCCTGCAAGCTGGTTCGGGACAAGATCACAG GGCAGAGCCTCGGCTACGGGTTTGTGAACTATTCTGACCCCAACGATGCAGACAAAGCCATCAACACCCTCAACGGCCTCAAATTGCAGACGAAGACCATCAAG GTGTCCTATGCCAGACCCAGTTCCGCATCCATCCGGGATGCCAACCTGTACGTCAGCGGGCTCCCCAAGACCATGAGCCAGAAAGAGATGGAGCAGCTCTTCTCCCAGTACGGTCGCATCATCACCTCCCGCATCCTGGTGGACCAGGTCACAG GTGTCTCTCGGGGTGTGGGATTCATCCGCTTTGACAAGAGGATCGAGGCCGAGGAGGCCATCAAAGGACTGAACGGGCAGAAGCCGCTGGGTGCGGCGGAGCCCATCACGGTCAAGTTCGCCAATAACCCAAGTCAGAAGACGGGGCAGGCGCTGCTCACTCACCTCTACCAGTCCTCGGCCCGGCGCTACGCAGGCCCCCTGCACCACCAGACGCAGCGCTTCCG GCTGGACAATTTGCTCAACATGGCCTACGGAGTCAAGAG GTTCTCGCCGATCGCCATCGATGGCATGAGTGGCCTGGCGGGCGTGGGCCTGTCAGGGGGCGCGGCCGGTGCCGGCTGGTGCATCTTCGTGTACAACCTGTCTCCGGAGGCCGATGAGAGCGTGCTGTGGCAGCTGTTTGGGCCCTTTGGGGCAGTCACCAATGTCAAGGTCATTCGCGATTTCACCACCAACAAGTGCAAGGGCTTCGGCTTCGTCACCATGACCAACTATGACGAGGCAGCCATGGCCATCGCCAGCCTCAACGGCTACCGCCTGGGCGAGCGCGTGCTGCAGGTGTCCTTCAAGACCAGCAAACAGCACAAGGCCTGA